Proteins encoded in a region of the Haloarcula sp. CBA1129 genome:
- a CDS encoding potassium channel family protein, translating into MYCPRAGSDLLPATQDVDMASLPVEVLMGIYLGLLVGVIPALVSWALGFSFKYFTGITVPGFGVVVLAIALAGVSGGLMALADKSITQAPNAERIITAIVLVGMVSLYAHSKGDQLGAEFPKRLSLKGLREKKLSSDVVEFVGGRDEVRLRVVGDVADMEGYPPLSESLRAEIRSEEWRFPADLRIGELERRMEERLKSEFDLGDAAVSIDEQGRATVVAAPPFSGLSKRVGDNRHGVSVDALLPTGLARNDEVTVLTADAQVRGTVVSARSTPSVDETPAETPTEPEIADAETPPTPVQAPTTDGGEGRLTVAVTRTDVQPLLRSVQPKVVVEPRGTHREYELVSLLRRAGSRFRRLTVRADGPLDGTTLRDAHVREAYDVAVVAIRTPDGWQVAPRGDATVEAGDELYAIGRRADLDAFAEAVA; encoded by the coding sequence ATGTACTGTCCGCGGGCCGGAAGCGATTTACTACCGGCCACGCAGGATGTGGACATGGCTTCGCTCCCGGTCGAGGTGTTGATGGGGATCTATCTGGGGCTATTGGTGGGAGTGATCCCGGCGCTCGTATCGTGGGCGCTGGGGTTCAGTTTCAAGTATTTCACCGGCATTACCGTGCCGGGGTTCGGTGTCGTCGTGCTGGCAATCGCGCTTGCCGGCGTCAGCGGCGGCCTCATGGCACTGGCGGACAAGTCGATTACGCAGGCTCCCAACGCCGAGCGAATCATCACCGCAATCGTTCTCGTCGGGATGGTGTCGCTGTACGCACACAGCAAGGGTGACCAGCTCGGCGCGGAGTTCCCGAAGCGCCTCTCGCTGAAGGGGCTGCGCGAGAAGAAACTCTCTTCGGACGTGGTCGAATTCGTCGGCGGCCGCGACGAGGTCCGTCTCCGCGTTGTCGGCGATGTGGCCGACATGGAGGGGTATCCCCCGCTGTCGGAGTCACTTCGGGCCGAAATTCGGAGTGAGGAGTGGCGGTTTCCGGCCGACCTCCGTATCGGCGAACTCGAACGGCGGATGGAGGAGCGCCTGAAATCGGAGTTCGATCTCGGCGATGCCGCCGTCTCAATCGACGAGCAGGGACGAGCGACGGTCGTCGCTGCGCCCCCGTTTTCGGGCCTGTCGAAGCGCGTGGGCGACAACCGCCACGGCGTCTCGGTGGACGCGCTGTTGCCGACCGGTCTCGCCCGCAACGACGAGGTGACGGTGCTGACTGCGGACGCACAGGTCCGAGGGACCGTCGTCAGTGCCCGGTCGACCCCGTCGGTCGACGAGACGCCCGCTGAGACGCCGACAGAACCGGAGATAGCCGACGCCGAGACGCCCCCGACGCCGGTTCAGGCACCGACGACCGACGGCGGTGAGGGCCGACTCACGGTCGCTGTGACCCGGACGGACGTACAACCGCTCTTGCGGTCGGTCCAGCCAAAGGTCGTGGTTGAACCCCGCGGGACACACCGGGAGTACGAACTCGTCTCCCTGCTCCGCCGGGCCGGAAGCCGATTTCGGCGACTTACGGTCCGCGCCGACGGCCCGCTGGACGGGACGACGCTCAGGGACGCCCACGTTCGGGAGGCCTACGACGTTGCCGTCGTCGCTATCCGGACGCCGGACGGCTGGCAGGTCGCGCCACGCGGCGACGCGACCGTCGAGGCCGGCGACGAACTGTACGCGATTGGCCGCCGCGCCGACCTCGATGCCTTCGCGGAGGCGGTCGCATGA
- a CDS encoding NAD-binding protein, translating into MDRPRDWLGARATILLPVIVAVLSFITGVVNISAVSISGPLGDLIPPSIQRTAGFTGALTGFTLLVSVIGLRRRLRVAWYATVVLLPVAAVQGLVQSSAVSLPLVGTVPSSTVSAPLVVLSIVSLPTMLLNRRRFDRPIDLSTAQLAAGAALLGSLMYGTAGSYALRDEFANLSTVTDAFYYTLVTASTVGYGDVTPQSQQAKLFGMSVVVLGTASFAIALGSLLGPAIEKRLSEALGNMTDAQLDLLENHVLVLGHGDLTEPIIEELTGAIEFVVITPDTETATQLQQRDIAVLTADPSDEEPMLRAGIEDAAAVVAATNDDAQDALGILTAQTLNPEVNIVAAATDRENIEKLRRAGADTVISPAVLGGHLIVQSALGREGMENIADHLLDVRDEDDADI; encoded by the coding sequence ATGGACAGACCACGGGACTGGCTCGGGGCGCGGGCGACCATTCTCCTGCCGGTGATAGTGGCGGTGCTGTCGTTTATTACCGGGGTTGTCAACATCAGCGCCGTGTCCATTAGCGGGCCGCTCGGGGACCTCATCCCGCCGAGCATCCAGCGGACCGCCGGATTCACCGGTGCGCTCACGGGGTTTACGCTACTTGTCAGTGTCATCGGGCTCCGCCGTCGGCTGCGGGTCGCGTGGTACGCGACCGTGGTCTTGCTTCCCGTCGCGGCAGTCCAAGGCCTCGTACAGAGTTCAGCAGTGTCGCTCCCGCTCGTCGGCACCGTGCCGAGTTCGACGGTTTCGGCTCCGCTCGTCGTCCTCTCGATAGTCTCGCTCCCGACGATGCTGCTGAACCGGCGCCGGTTCGACCGCCCGATCGACCTCTCGACGGCGCAACTGGCCGCGGGCGCTGCGCTCCTCGGTTCGCTCATGTACGGGACGGCGGGCTCGTACGCGCTCCGGGACGAGTTCGCCAACCTCTCGACGGTGACCGACGCGTTCTACTACACGCTCGTGACGGCCAGTACCGTCGGGTACGGCGATGTAACCCCACAGAGCCAGCAGGCGAAACTGTTCGGTATGTCGGTGGTTGTCCTCGGGACAGCCAGTTTCGCCATCGCGCTGGGGTCGCTGCTGGGCCCGGCAATCGAAAAGCGGCTTTCGGAGGCACTCGGAAACATGACTGACGCACAACTGGACCTGCTCGAGAACCACGTACTGGTGCTCGGCCACGGCGACCTGACGGAACCGATTATCGAGGAACTGACCGGCGCGATAGAGTTCGTGGTCATCACTCCAGACACGGAGACGGCCACGCAACTCCAGCAACGGGACATCGCCGTCTTGACCGCGGACCCGAGCGACGAAGAACCGATGCTACGGGCCGGTATCGAGGACGCAGCCGCAGTCGTCGCGGCGACAAACGACGATGCACAGGACGCCTTGGGCATCCTGACGGCACAGACACTCAACCCAGAGGTCAACATCGTCGCCGCGGCGACCGACCGCGAGAACATCGAGAAGCTCCGCCGGGCTGGCGCGGACACGGTCATCAGCCCGGCAGTACTCGGTGGCCATCTCATCGTCCAGTCCGCGCTGGGCCGAGAAGGGATGGAGAACATCGCCGACCACCTGCTCGACGTGCGCGACGAGGACGACGCAGATATCTAG
- a CDS encoding GNAT family N-acetyltransferase: MSPTVRTARHDDYDDIVELTSDVWADRTMADYIPDVFHDWVDADGADRKTLVVEGDGHAVGLAQAVMLTETEAWFQGMRVDSDHRGKGFGSLLTDHLIDWAADAGASVGRSMVFSWNEAGLGQSLATGFEAVTSFRWVHPDPADETPEMSVGNDPATAWRCWQESDGRDVLSGLALDSGESWALSTLTRATLDSLATKQAVLTVGDKPRGMACRVRTTESDGERLAEYAVGVWSDVDAARALFTAIAADAATLGVDGTRVLIPETPRHVAQAAYAGGDISECPDYVFEIDGIGELS; this comes from the coding sequence ATGTCGCCGACTGTTCGGACGGCTCGTCACGACGACTACGACGACATTGTCGAACTGACCAGCGACGTCTGGGCCGACCGTACGATGGCCGATTACATCCCCGACGTGTTCCACGACTGGGTCGACGCCGACGGCGCGGACCGGAAAACCCTCGTCGTCGAGGGTGACGGCCACGCTGTCGGCCTCGCTCAGGCCGTCATGCTCACCGAGACCGAGGCGTGGTTCCAAGGGATGCGCGTCGACTCGGACCACCGAGGGAAGGGGTTCGGGTCGCTGTTAACCGACCACCTCATCGACTGGGCGGCCGACGCCGGTGCGTCAGTCGGTCGGAGCATGGTGTTTTCTTGGAACGAGGCCGGCCTCGGCCAGTCGCTGGCGACCGGCTTCGAAGCGGTCACGTCGTTCCGCTGGGTACACCCAGATCCGGCGGACGAGACGCCTGAGATGAGTGTCGGGAACGACCCCGCCACAGCGTGGCGCTGTTGGCAGGAAAGCGACGGCCGAGACGTACTGTCCGGCCTTGCGCTCGATAGCGGGGAGAGCTGGGCGCTCTCGACGCTGACACGGGCGACACTCGACAGTTTAGCGACCAAGCAGGCGGTCCTGACCGTCGGCGATAAGCCACGAGGAATGGCGTGTCGTGTCCGGACGACCGAATCTGACGGCGAACGACTCGCGGAGTACGCGGTCGGGGTGTGGAGCGATGTCGACGCCGCACGGGCGTTATTCACTGCGATAGCCGCCGATGCGGCGACGCTCGGCGTCGACGGGACACGGGTCCTTATCCCCGAGACACCGCGCCACGTGGCCCAAGCCGCGTACGCCGGCGGAGACATTAGCGAGTGTCCGGACTACGTGTTCGAGATTGACGGGATCGGTGAGTTATCATAA
- a CDS encoding histidine kinase N-terminal 7TM domain-containing protein, whose translation MNLVGSSPAFLLYVVAYGLAAVGCGVGLYRATRMEDPDTRRGMVGLLLCSGGWAALELGFLITPGTLGYAFYLGSLIIGLATVGAWLYFCSAYTGRAFHRNRLYRVVAVSVYLAIVTVKLTNPLHGLYFATQFVSDPFPHLAITHGVFHWVVTGLSYALVTVGFFMLFELFLEADYDTRPLGVLVGITAIPAVLDIVGFVSDILLDINHEPLGVALFAFGVLYVYDEAFLAVQLTDGVDEAVVYLDDGHQIKESNGEAQRLFPALSRSRGQQLEAVLPAVTEILQTDEQILERNRDGGTEYYLVSDTSFSLGQVDIGRMLVFTDVTESEQRRRELDRQNEQLEGFATAIRHELLNTLQIITGRVSVAGDALNRGNVSLAKDSLQSTSETADRMSEIVDGLATLARHGQTIDETTAVDLQPVVDGAWERADTDGLTMAADVDGAVIADPTRLRDLFESGFTFAAHNGASTVTVEREADEIVITDDGTPAGETASEAFFEYGGAMPDAEAGMTLPNLRMLARTHGWDVTLDTAYQDGVRIVISNVTVAGPLEK comes from the coding sequence ATGAATCTGGTTGGGAGTTCACCAGCATTTCTCTTATATGTCGTGGCATACGGTCTCGCAGCAGTCGGCTGCGGTGTCGGGCTCTACAGAGCGACTCGTATGGAAGATCCCGATACCCGCCGCGGGATGGTCGGGCTTCTCCTCTGTAGCGGCGGCTGGGCGGCGCTGGAACTCGGCTTCCTGATCACGCCCGGAACACTTGGCTACGCGTTCTACCTCGGCAGCCTCATCATCGGTCTGGCGACGGTCGGGGCGTGGCTATACTTCTGCTCGGCATACACCGGGCGGGCCTTCCACCGGAACCGACTATATCGCGTCGTCGCCGTCAGCGTGTACCTCGCTATCGTGACAGTGAAGCTGACGAATCCGCTTCACGGGCTCTACTTCGCCACGCAGTTCGTCTCTGATCCGTTCCCACACTTGGCGATCACACACGGCGTGTTTCACTGGGTGGTGACAGGGCTCTCCTACGCGCTCGTCACCGTCGGCTTCTTCATGCTGTTCGAACTGTTCCTCGAGGCCGACTACGACACCCGTCCACTCGGCGTTCTTGTCGGTATCACGGCGATTCCGGCAGTGCTCGATATCGTCGGGTTCGTCAGCGACATCCTGCTCGACATCAATCACGAACCGCTCGGTGTCGCACTGTTCGCGTTCGGTGTCCTCTACGTGTACGACGAGGCGTTTCTCGCCGTGCAGTTGACCGATGGCGTCGACGAGGCAGTGGTGTACCTCGATGATGGGCACCAGATCAAGGAGTCCAACGGTGAGGCACAGCGGCTCTTCCCCGCGCTGTCTAGGAGCCGCGGACAGCAGCTTGAGGCGGTGTTGCCGGCCGTCACAGAGATACTGCAAACGGACGAGCAGATTCTCGAACGGAACCGGGACGGCGGGACAGAGTACTACCTCGTCAGCGATACCTCGTTTTCGCTTGGACAGGTCGATATCGGTCGGATGCTCGTGTTCACCGATGTAACCGAAAGCGAGCAGCGACGACGCGAGCTTGATCGACAGAACGAGCAGTTGGAGGGGTTCGCCACCGCAATCAGACACGAGCTGTTGAACACGCTGCAGATAATCACCGGCCGTGTCTCCGTCGCCGGTGACGCCCTGAATCGGGGCAACGTCAGTCTGGCAAAAGATTCCCTCCAGTCAACGTCTGAGACAGCCGATCGGATGTCCGAAATCGTCGATGGACTCGCGACGCTGGCTCGACACGGGCAGACAATCGACGAAACGACGGCCGTCGACCTCCAGCCAGTCGTCGACGGAGCCTGGGAACGCGCCGACACCGACGGTCTCACGATGGCGGCTGACGTAGATGGAGCGGTCATCGCCGATCCGACCCGCCTGCGGGATCTCTTCGAGAGCGGGTTCACGTTCGCAGCCCACAACGGCGCGTCGACGGTCACCGTCGAACGGGAAGCCGACGAGATCGTCATCACCGACGACGGGACCCCAGCGGGCGAGACAGCCTCGGAGGCCTTTTTCGAGTACGGCGGCGCGATGCCGGACGCCGAAGCGGGGATGACCCTCCCGAACCTGCGGATGCTCGCCCGGACCCACGGCTGGGACGTGACGCTCGACACTGCGTATCAGGACGGCGTTCGCATCGTTATCTCAAACGTGACAGTGGCGGGGCCACTGGAAAAATAA
- a CDS encoding ArsR family transcriptional regulator, with amino-acid sequence MDSAELLNLLGNANRRRILKLLAHKPCYVTEISEYIGVSPKAVIDHLQKLEDAGLIGSRTDDQRRKYFSIARNLRLEVRVSPYEFGTKSAYPANPEFEMPSCRHLSIDVGSTSDGDFHDLARELEHLQQLENELSLAQRWVQARMTDVRDRIDSGFENGDGRLYAELVSGLANGTDTVPALAREIEAPPEIVEEALTRLAEDDVVERTDDGWEIV; translated from the coding sequence ATGGACTCCGCCGAGTTACTCAATCTCCTTGGAAACGCCAACCGCCGGCGGATTCTCAAACTACTCGCTCACAAACCCTGCTACGTCACGGAAATCAGCGAATACATCGGTGTCAGCCCGAAAGCAGTCATCGACCACCTCCAGAAGCTCGAAGACGCCGGGCTCATCGGTTCCCGGACGGACGACCAACGCCGGAAGTACTTCTCGATTGCCCGAAATCTCCGTCTGGAGGTCCGTGTCTCGCCATACGAGTTCGGTACCAAGAGCGCCTATCCGGCAAATCCCGAGTTCGAGATGCCCTCCTGTCGCCATCTCTCGATAGACGTGGGGTCCACATCCGATGGGGACTTTCACGACTTGGCGCGCGAACTGGAGCATCTCCAGCAGCTAGAGAACGAACTGTCGCTGGCCCAGCGATGGGTGCAAGCCCGCATGACCGACGTACGGGACCGGATCGATTCCGGCTTCGAGAACGGCGACGGACGACTGTACGCAGAGCTGGTCAGCGGACTCGCAAACGGTACCGATACCGTTCCGGCGCTGGCCCGAGAGATTGAGGCTCCGCCGGAAATCGTCGAGGAAGCGCTCACTCGGCTTGCGGAGGACGATGTGGTCGAACGGACCGACGACGGCTGGGAAATCGTCTGA
- a CDS encoding Na+/H+ antiporter NhaC family protein translates to MAPETYGLISLFPAMLAIVLTLFTRQVLLSLFAGIWIGATVLVGWNPAAGATRSLQFVVDNVTEPFNVKLLLFTFLIGAMLGMIFLSGGMSALASQMVKRIRTRRQAALGTSLLGMTIFVDSYASTMITGSVMRPITDKFDISREKLAYILDSTTSPTASISVVSTWLGFEVGLIAEQLTTIGVDRSAFLLFLESIPYRFYSLLALAMVFIVVIADMDFGPMAKAERRAREEGKVLGDNADPLMETQEDDIVTPDHVDPRWWYFAAPIAALVGVTGFSLYYSGGGFAGRSLTDALSNAATADAIVWASFSACLVILTILVGHARIAVDEVSDAIFEGFKMVMFPVAVLSLAWSIGAVSQALGVGPYVVAISEGIITAEMLPAIIFLSAVIISFSIGTSWGTMGILFPVAIPLGHALGAPLAPAIAAILTGALFGDHCSPISDTTVMSSMFAASDHVDHVNTQIPYAVLAGIVATGLFLLAGYGVSAYIALPIGLVAVGSVTYLLSEQLSVEVPSSYGSKAD, encoded by the coding sequence ATGGCACCAGAGACATACGGGCTTATCAGCCTGTTTCCGGCGATGCTCGCGATTGTACTGACGCTGTTCACTCGCCAAGTACTCCTCTCGCTGTTTGCAGGCATCTGGATCGGCGCGACGGTGCTCGTCGGCTGGAATCCGGCCGCTGGAGCCACTCGGAGCCTCCAGTTCGTCGTCGATAACGTGACTGAGCCGTTCAACGTCAAGCTGCTACTGTTCACGTTCCTCATCGGGGCAATGCTGGGGATGATCTTCCTCTCCGGCGGGATGAGTGCGCTGGCGTCACAGATGGTCAAGCGTATTCGGACCCGCCGGCAGGCGGCGCTTGGGACCTCACTACTGGGGATGACTATCTTCGTCGACTCGTACGCTTCGACGATGATTACCGGGTCGGTCATGCGCCCGATCACCGATAAGTTCGACATCAGTCGCGAGAAGTTGGCGTACATCCTCGACTCCACTACTTCACCGACCGCGTCGATATCAGTCGTCTCGACGTGGCTCGGGTTCGAGGTCGGACTCATCGCTGAGCAACTGACCACAATCGGGGTGGACCGAAGCGCGTTCCTGCTGTTCCTCGAATCGATTCCCTATCGGTTCTACAGTCTGCTTGCACTTGCGATGGTCTTCATCGTCGTCATCGCAGACATGGACTTCGGCCCGATGGCGAAGGCCGAACGCAGAGCCAGAGAGGAGGGGAAAGTCCTCGGCGACAACGCGGACCCGCTGATGGAGACACAGGAGGACGATATCGTGACGCCCGACCACGTCGACCCGCGGTGGTGGTACTTCGCCGCGCCAATCGCGGCACTCGTTGGCGTGACCGGCTTCTCGCTGTATTACTCCGGTGGTGGGTTCGCTGGCCGAAGTCTCACAGACGCGCTGTCGAATGCGGCCACCGCAGATGCCATCGTCTGGGCCTCGTTCTCGGCCTGTCTGGTTATCCTGACAATTCTGGTCGGACACGCACGGATCGCGGTCGACGAAGTGAGCGACGCCATCTTCGAGGGGTTCAAAATGGTGATGTTCCCCGTCGCGGTGCTCTCGCTTGCGTGGTCCATCGGTGCCGTGAGTCAGGCGCTCGGCGTCGGCCCCTACGTCGTCGCTATCAGTGAGGGGATTATCACGGCCGAGATGCTGCCCGCCATTATCTTCCTCAGCGCGGTCATTATCAGCTTCAGCATCGGCACATCTTGGGGAACGATGGGCATCCTGTTCCCTGTCGCGATACCGCTCGGACACGCGCTCGGCGCGCCGCTGGCTCCGGCCATCGCTGCGATTCTGACCGGTGCGCTGTTTGGTGACCACTGCTCGCCGATCTCAGATACCACGGTGATGTCGAGCATGTTCGCCGCAAGCGACCACGTCGACCACGTGAACACCCAAATTCCCTACGCAGTGCTGGCTGGCATCGTCGCAACCGGGCTGTTCCTGCTGGCCGGCTACGGCGTTTCGGCGTACATTGCGCTCCCTATCGGACTGGTCGCTGTCGGGTCTGTGACGTACCTGCTCTCAGAACAGTTGTCGGTCGAGGTTCCGAGTTCGTACGGTTCGAAAGCGGACTGA
- a CDS encoding ubiquitin-like small modifier protein 1 encodes MEWKLFAHLRDVADGQSVSVDIEGDATVETALDSLLAARPALAEEVLDENEELADHIRVLVDGEDPFAAGEGLATTVDAETELALFPPVSGG; translated from the coding sequence ATGGAGTGGAAACTGTTCGCACACCTCCGAGACGTGGCCGACGGCCAGTCGGTCAGCGTCGATATCGAGGGAGACGCCACGGTCGAAACGGCGCTCGATTCGCTGCTCGCGGCGCGACCGGCGCTCGCCGAGGAGGTGCTCGACGAGAACGAGGAGTTGGCCGACCACATCCGGGTGCTCGTCGACGGTGAAGACCCGTTCGCCGCTGGCGAGGGACTGGCGACAACAGTCGATGCGGAGACGGAACTCGCGTTGTTCCCGCCGGTTAGCGGCGGTTGA
- a CDS encoding TrkA C-terminal domain-containing protein: MTPLGPTLFAQVGANLQLGTVPRALVEGVVWLLAIAILAATPAGAIAVFYRWYVRERIQTGLALLFGLTAVVLVIGATTALSEVILGDEDVLAAGAVLLNIAAFLAGGVGAYGGMRVGDRLGVDLFAATGGRNIDADVSEIVQTVGRVTSVRLPEDIDDIIGYDPMPDETKETLADRRFLFPRRLTKDELRDRLVVRLKTDYGVGHVDVELADDGTVDYLAIGSRAAGIGPTLPPSTNAVAIQADPAHAASAGDLVQVWEQSPAKRVLTGELRGVADDVVTVAIDAADTPKLDPETQYKLVTLPVQDRSDREFASLLRAADETMGTATVEPGSTLDGAPVGSLAVSVVAITRDDTAPETIPSRERVLAAGDTIYAIATPDALRRLEQATEGTGETATTAAVTDESEDSTGDEDGQSASSNSADPNDQTDGTAGTGVAADTTAADADTNDSAGDVDPVGTETDADADTATADSATVDGATDTAAEDGPAATTADADLADIDADDSTTETGDESPDDDPLESLRNAAVEDTSTDLTADESFDDLPADDGDDTVEVWDPEERIGEVDEEPAADEVDGSDSADSDAPGADGDSVDDEPTAGDESENPN; this comes from the coding sequence ATGACGCCGCTCGGTCCGACACTATTCGCACAGGTCGGGGCGAACCTGCAACTGGGAACGGTGCCGCGGGCACTGGTCGAGGGCGTTGTCTGGCTCCTCGCCATCGCGATTCTCGCCGCGACGCCGGCGGGCGCTATCGCCGTCTTCTACCGCTGGTACGTCCGTGAACGGATTCAGACCGGGTTGGCGCTCCTGTTCGGACTGACTGCGGTCGTCCTCGTTATCGGCGCGACAACTGCGCTCAGTGAGGTCATCCTCGGCGACGAGGACGTGCTGGCGGCCGGCGCAGTCCTGTTGAATATCGCCGCGTTCCTCGCTGGCGGCGTTGGGGCCTACGGTGGGATGCGCGTCGGGGACCGACTGGGCGTCGACCTCTTTGCCGCGACCGGCGGCCGGAACATCGACGCCGACGTGAGCGAGATCGTCCAGACTGTCGGCCGCGTCACGTCCGTTCGCCTTCCCGAGGACATCGACGACATCATCGGCTACGACCCGATGCCAGACGAGACCAAAGAGACCCTCGCGGACCGGCGGTTCCTCTTCCCACGGCGGCTGACGAAAGACGAACTCAGGGACCGGCTGGTCGTCCGGCTCAAGACCGACTACGGCGTCGGCCACGTAGACGTCGAACTGGCCGACGACGGGACCGTCGACTACCTCGCGATTGGCTCGCGAGCGGCCGGTATCGGCCCGACGCTACCGCCCTCGACGAATGCCGTCGCTATTCAGGCCGATCCGGCTCATGCTGCGAGTGCCGGCGATCTGGTTCAGGTCTGGGAGCAATCGCCAGCGAAACGCGTGCTCACCGGCGAACTCCGTGGCGTTGCTGACGACGTAGTAACGGTCGCTATCGACGCCGCCGACACGCCGAAACTCGACCCGGAAACGCAGTACAAGCTTGTCACGCTCCCGGTTCAGGACCGTTCCGACCGGGAGTTCGCGTCGCTGCTCCGGGCAGCCGACGAGACGATGGGCACTGCCACTGTCGAACCGGGGAGCACGCTCGACGGCGCACCGGTCGGCAGTCTGGCGGTCTCGGTGGTCGCGATCACCCGCGACGACACAGCGCCGGAGACGATTCCGTCCCGCGAGCGCGTCCTCGCGGCCGGTGACACGATCTACGCAATCGCCACCCCGGACGCGTTGCGGCGACTGGAACAAGCCACGGAGGGGACAGGCGAAACGGCTACGACAGCGGCTGTGACGGATGAGTCGGAAGACAGCACTGGCGACGAAGATGGCCAGTCAGCGTCGTCCAACTCTGCTGACCCGAACGACCAGACCGATGGGACGGCGGGGACAGGAGTAGCGGCCGATACGACTGCTGCTGATGCCGATACCAACGACAGCGCGGGTGACGTCGACCCAGTCGGGACTGAGACCGACGCCGACGCGGACACAGCCACGGCTGACAGCGCCACTGTCGATGGAGCGACTGACACCGCCGCTGAGGATGGGCCGGCTGCTACTACTGCTGACGCTGATCTGGCTGATATTGACGCTGACGACAGCACGACCGAGACCGGCGACGAGTCTCCGGACGACGACCCACTGGAGTCACTTCGGAACGCTGCTGTGGAGGACACAAGCACCGATCTGACTGCGGATGAATCGTTTGACGACCTGCCGGCGGACGACGGCGACGATACCGTCGAGGTGTGGGACCCCGAAGAGCGGATCGGGGAGGTGGACGAAGAGCCTGCTGCCGACGAAGTCGACGGCAGCGACTCGGCGGATTCCGACGCGCCGGGTGCGGACGGAGACAGCGTAGACGACGAACCGACCGCTGGCGACGAGTCGGAGAACCCAAACTGA
- the gatD gene encoding Glu-tRNA(Gln) amidotransferase subunit GatD, translating into MNAGDRVRVERAAQTYEGVVLPSSTPDHLVVKLDGGYNVGIDREGASVDVLESDVYDVESAQDEQGTSEIEFDDDLPTVSLISTGGTIASTIDYRTGAVTAQFDAEDVLRAVPDLAGMANYRGRVVANILSENMTPAVWQDLAKAVHEEIEAGADGIVVMHGTDTMQYSASALSFMLDTPVPIVFTGSQRSADRPSSDNVMNAVSAVEAATSDCAEVLVCMHAHESDDRCALHRGTRVRKNHTSRRDAFETIGAKPLGEVDYDIDGESTVTFRREYAERDAADLALHDDIETDVELLKFSPGMDPSLLKAAAEDSDGIVIEGTGLGHVNTDWIETIEELDIPLVMTSQCLEGRVCDRVYDTGRDLLDAGVIEGEDMLPGTAKVKLMWALANSDDVADTMQEPLAGEIQQRSTPWL; encoded by the coding sequence ATGAACGCAGGCGACCGGGTCCGCGTCGAGCGCGCGGCCCAGACCTACGAGGGCGTGGTGCTCCCGTCGAGTACGCCCGACCACCTTGTCGTTAAACTCGACGGCGGGTACAACGTCGGTATCGACCGTGAGGGCGCATCCGTCGACGTGCTTGAGTCGGACGTGTACGACGTCGAGAGCGCACAGGACGAACAGGGGACATCGGAAATCGAGTTCGACGACGACCTCCCGACAGTCTCGCTTATCTCCACTGGCGGAACCATCGCCTCGACAATCGACTACCGGACCGGGGCAGTGACGGCCCAGTTCGATGCCGAGGACGTACTGCGGGCGGTGCCGGACCTCGCCGGCATGGCGAACTACCGCGGCCGCGTCGTCGCCAACATCCTCTCGGAGAACATGACCCCGGCGGTCTGGCAGGACCTCGCGAAGGCAGTCCACGAGGAAATCGAGGCCGGGGCGGACGGCATCGTCGTCATGCACGGCACCGACACGATGCAGTACTCCGCGTCGGCGCTGTCGTTCATGCTCGATACGCCGGTCCCCATCGTGTTTACGGGGAGTCAGCGCTCGGCGGACCGCCCGTCCTCGGACAACGTGATGAACGCCGTCTCAGCAGTCGAGGCCGCCACGAGCGACTGCGCGGAAGTGCTGGTCTGTATGCACGCCCACGAGTCCGACGACCGCTGTGCGCTCCACCGCGGCACTCGCGTCCGGAAGAACCACACCTCGCGTCGGGACGCCTTCGAGACCATCGGCGCGAAACCGCTTGGCGAGGTCGATTACGACATCGACGGCGAGAGCACGGTGACGTTCCGCCGGGAGTACGCCGAGCGGGACGCCGCCGATCTGGCGCTGCACGACGACATCGAGACCGACGTGGAACTCCTGAAGTTCTCCCCCGGGATGGACCCGTCGCTGCTGAAAGCCGCCGCTGAGGACAGCGATGGCATCGTCATCGAGGGAACGGGACTGGGCCACGTCAACACCGACTGGATCGAGACTATCGAGGAACTGGATATCCCGCTGGTCATGACCAGCCAGTGTCTCGAAGGGCGGGTCTGTGACCGCGTCTACGACACCGGCCGGGACCTGCTCGACGCCGGCGTCATCGAGGGCGAAGATATGCTCCCCGGTACCGCGAAGGTGAAGCTCATGTGGGCGCTGGCAAACAGCGACGACGTTGCCGACACTATGCAGGAGCCTCTAGCCGGCGAGATTCAGCAGCGCTCGACGCCGTGGCTGTAG